A single Cryomorphaceae bacterium DNA region contains:
- a CDS encoding LytTR family transcriptional regulator, whose amino-acid sequence MKALLAYFAQPYPLHIGWFKAMRQGLIFGFFVGAFLVFFRPFGLYEVDRKYDYLLWGFGLVTFLSTVINDGIFPSLFPQLFRERTWNIGRELLFILYNVWFIATANYMYLLLWTSTELSWSAYGRMSAYTIGIGLMPITFGIAFRQRQLYERYKRQADNIQPTAPQEPDDSPILIEGKNDNERLELKTGELLYLEAEGNYVIVGYKRKDVVHKELIRSTLREVLDQLSDHPSVEQVHRSFAANLDRVETVTGNSQGLQLHFAGSEVSIPVSRRKAPEIKGLLEHTVRP is encoded by the coding sequence ATGAAAGCCCTGCTCGCATATTTCGCTCAACCCTATCCACTTCATATTGGATGGTTTAAAGCCATGCGCCAGGGACTCATCTTTGGCTTTTTCGTGGGTGCCTTCTTGGTCTTTTTCCGACCCTTTGGCCTGTACGAAGTCGACCGGAAATACGATTACCTCCTTTGGGGGTTCGGTCTGGTCACTTTCTTATCCACCGTGATTAATGACGGAATCTTTCCGTCCCTTTTCCCTCAACTGTTTCGGGAGCGCACCTGGAATATCGGCCGAGAACTGCTCTTTATCCTCTACAACGTCTGGTTCATTGCCACGGCAAACTACATGTACCTCCTTCTTTGGACGAGTACGGAATTGAGTTGGTCGGCCTACGGCCGGATGTCTGCCTACACCATCGGAATCGGCCTTATGCCCATTACCTTCGGCATCGCCTTCCGACAGAGACAACTATACGAACGCTACAAGAGACAGGCCGATAATATTCAGCCCACGGCTCCCCAAGAACCCGACGACTCCCCCATTCTCATCGAAGGAAAGAACGACAACGAACGCCTAGAATTGAAAACGGGAGAATTGCTGTATTTGGAGGCGGAAGGGAATTACGTCATTGTCGGATACAAGCGAAAAGATGTGGTCCACAAAGAATTGATTCGCTCGACCCTCCGAGAGGTATTGGATCAGTTATCGGATCACCCTTCCGTGGAGCAGGTTCACCGCAGCTTTGCCGCCAATTTGGATCGCGTTGAAACGGTCACGGGAAACAGCCAAGGCCTTCAACTTCACTTCGCTGGTTCGGAGGTGTCGATTCCTGTATCGCGCCGTAAGGCGCCGGAAATAAAGGGCTTGCTGGAGCATACCGTTCGTCCCTAA
- a CDS encoding aspartyl protease family protein, with amino-acid sequence MKQVRFLFFAVLIFALTGGCGVSKNARLRDSTKAPQEAFVDSIPFTWKYQSIVIQIHVPGAGRPWDMIFDTGASYTVLNQTNVQTISIRQVSSVSIGDTHGRRQSTPVFLLDSVRLGSTTFTHHAAVGVPYSENSILRCVAADGILGANLMKKLHWKIDYQRQMIYFASERQLLPPAPNDEGIQSFKYIGSRPHITLDINGYEVSNVLMDTGYNGFMDGSPKLVNTLKDSNGVWSYYRKFDGTTFGLYGVAQDTLYLSPENQLTLADGSIWSYEMEIQRGSGAKIGNDLFRHYDLYFFFPDDQVQWVAIDTVRHMPSEPGFGLGMILTNKGVEVRSITEGGPADQAGIQLGDVVERVNQIPIAEFKGRNCDFYDYIRSFSDDQTTLKLGLREKGNFELEKAYFPVITSKPSEP; translated from the coding sequence ATGAAACAAGTCCGCTTCCTCTTTTTCGCCGTTTTGATTTTCGCCCTCACGGGCGGATGCGGGGTTTCGAAAAACGCGCGCCTTCGGGATTCTACGAAGGCCCCTCAGGAAGCATTTGTCGACAGCATTCCCTTTACTTGGAAGTACCAAAGTATTGTCATCCAGATTCATGTTCCCGGTGCCGGTCGGCCCTGGGACATGATCTTTGACACCGGTGCGAGCTATACGGTTCTCAATCAGACCAATGTTCAAACCATCAGTATCCGGCAAGTTTCATCCGTAAGCATTGGCGACACCCATGGCCGTCGTCAATCTACACCGGTGTTCTTGCTGGATTCTGTGCGTTTGGGAAGCACCACTTTTACACATCATGCCGCCGTCGGGGTTCCTTACTCGGAAAACAGCATCCTCAGATGTGTCGCAGCTGATGGAATCCTAGGAGCCAACTTGATGAAGAAGTTGCACTGGAAAATCGACTACCAGCGTCAGATGATCTACTTTGCCTCGGAGCGCCAACTGCTTCCGCCAGCTCCAAACGATGAAGGAATTCAGTCCTTTAAATACATTGGGAGTCGCCCGCACATCACTCTAGACATCAACGGTTACGAAGTATCAAATGTCCTGATGGACACGGGGTACAACGGGTTCATGGACGGATCGCCCAAATTGGTCAATACCTTAAAGGACAGCAATGGCGTTTGGAGCTACTACCGGAAATTTGACGGAACCACCTTTGGTCTGTACGGTGTAGCACAGGACACCTTGTACTTGAGTCCAGAGAACCAACTCACATTAGCAGATGGAAGCATTTGGTCCTACGAGATGGAAATCCAAAGGGGATCCGGGGCCAAAATCGGAAACGATCTCTTCCGTCATTACGACCTATATTTCTTCTTCCCTGACGATCAGGTGCAATGGGTAGCTATAGATACCGTTCGGCACATGCCGTCGGAGCCCGGTTTTGGTCTGGGCATGATCTTGACGAATAAGGGCGTTGAAGTCCGAAGTATAACGGAAGGTGGACCTGCTGATCAAGCCGGCATCCAGCTGGGCGATGTGGTTGAGCGAGTCAATCAGATTCCCATTGCAGAATTCAAAGGGCGAAATTGCGATTTCTACGACTATATCCGGTCTTTTTCGGATGATCAAACCACGCTGAAGCTCGGACTTCGAGAAAAAGGAAACTTCGAATTAGAAAAAGCCTACTTCCCCGTAATAACTTCGAAACCATCCGAGCCATGA
- a CDS encoding T9SS type A sorting domain-containing protein, with product MKLTSSLLLICFCLTAGWAQSPKIYGIWRAGQGPWGNATTVPIAQMDLTTGLPITIDSIQNVNAVVLGSSTFDQANQEYIFSGPDLTTGAQTRVFRFNVANGGVINTPALGETVNEYQYDMQQQKLFGLGGYIVDTTGPVPDYRTRLLAVNTLTGNVTELFQFPEIGAVVVGSSTFNSDSAQIIFEGRDSLGVARMYVIDVLTGAILQNAPMTNPANTFFNDWEYDHNLGKLYGLYRDNNVNILGFVEYDLTTNTYSVLDTITGLIGLTPSASVYDHATSTYVFTGVDNNSGNRLISIDAIAGQVATNVALNGYYIELECDNSAFGDARYGSIGLDEPENLSLNVYPNPSHGSFTVEGPEGVYRLMDVQGRVVGEYIVPQGTRSKTIEAPSRGVYILVHESGAQNKVMVQ from the coding sequence ATGAAACTTACTTCCTCCCTCCTCCTAATTTGTTTCTGCCTCACGGCAGGATGGGCTCAATCCCCCAAAATTTACGGCATCTGGCGCGCCGGTCAAGGCCCTTGGGGCAACGCCACCACAGTGCCGATTGCACAGATGGATTTGACCACTGGTCTACCCATCACCATCGACAGCATCCAGAACGTCAATGCCGTCGTTCTTGGCTCCTCTACCTTTGACCAAGCGAATCAAGAATACATCTTCTCAGGGCCAGATTTGACTACTGGAGCTCAAACTCGCGTATTCCGTTTCAACGTCGCCAATGGTGGAGTCATCAATACACCAGCTTTAGGAGAAACGGTCAACGAGTATCAATATGATATGCAACAGCAGAAACTCTTCGGCTTGGGCGGTTACATCGTGGACACTACAGGTCCCGTTCCGGATTACCGCACGCGCCTTTTGGCCGTCAATACCCTTACCGGGAATGTCACGGAGCTGTTTCAATTTCCAGAAATCGGCGCTGTAGTTGTAGGGTCTTCCACCTTCAACAGTGATAGTGCTCAAATCATTTTTGAAGGGCGCGATTCACTTGGTGTAGCGCGTATGTATGTGATTGATGTACTCACTGGAGCCATCTTGCAAAATGCACCGATGACCAATCCAGCGAATACCTTTTTCAACGATTGGGAATACGATCACAACCTCGGAAAGCTATACGGCTTGTATCGCGACAACAACGTCAACATCTTGGGTTTTGTCGAATACGATCTCACCACGAACACATACTCCGTCTTAGATACCATTACAGGGCTAATTGGTTTGACCCCCAGTGCTTCTGTTTATGACCACGCGACCTCGACGTATGTCTTTACCGGTGTGGATAACAACAGCGGAAACCGACTGATCTCCATTGACGCGATAGCTGGCCAGGTGGCAACCAATGTCGCTTTAAACGGATACTACATCGAGCTTGAGTGCGACAACAGTGCCTTCGGAGATGCGCGATACGGCTCCATTGGTCTCGACGAGCCCGAAAACTTGAGCTTGAATGTCTATCCGAATCCCAGCCATGGATCATTTACTGTTGAAGGTCCTGAAGGGGTTTACCGCTTGATGGATGTTCAGGGCCGGGTTGTGGGCGAATACATCGTGCCGCAAGGCACTCGCTCAAAAACTATTGAAGCACCAAGCCGCGGGGTGTACATTTTGGTGCACGAATCAGGTGCCCAAAATAAGGTTATGGTACAATAG
- a CDS encoding TonB-dependent receptor gives MKHWISSLFLILSFSVFAQTGTVRGVVKDAVTGETLLGANIIYGPGQGIAADLDGAFELDLAAGTYTLQFSYVGYETFERTVTVQAGKSVDLKINLKTTTLSEVEVVADVAIARETPVAFSNITPKQVQRELASQDLPMVLNSTPGIYATQQGGGDGDARINIRGFSQRNVAVMIDGVPVNDMENGWVYWSNWFGLDAITQKMQVQRGLGASKLAIPSVGGTINILTKGIEQKKSFRVKQEAGNNGFLRTTVGVNSGRLDNGWGFTFAGSYKRGDGWVDNTWTEGWFYYFKIDKQLGNHNISLTGFGAPQEHAQRSWKMSIPDHDAQYGRDLFEGSEDLYNVMVAHNQGDIADEDLDQALEGIGEDRDSYNQALENFVDTTDALNYGIRYNQHWGLLDRYDIIDNDTIRNGEERVTERKNYYHKPQFSLKDFWRINDKVYWSNVLYLSLGNGGGTSLSDSSPPRDEQGRIDFQRIYDANAFGPFSIDPTYSDTEHKSSDILRSSINNHRWWGWVSTFTYNQSDRFIHSGGLDFRSYVGEHYREVYDLLGGDYYVDNSNSNAASPVRREGDKISYHNDAKVNWGGGFYQLEYKEGLWAAFVNVSASMSGFQRIDYFRKKDLVLSDTTMREAIGYQDTIEYNGQFYHTNSEETRFATTDWVWIPSFTFKTGAKYNINERNSVYANIGYLSRAPRFSNVFYFDNRKFQNIENEVIRAAELGYAFRSDRFSINMNSYYTRWDNRPAPRAPSVIIDDELFRTNINGMDAVHMGIEFDFAYEFLPKWTFQGLVSLGDWTWQSTDSVRVTDDDNNPVIDPNTGEEFVVYFDARGVHVGDAAQTQFGFSLEYEPVRGAYIRLRGTYFDRYYADFDPLTLNGSNAGRDSWQIPDYMLFDLHGGYRFNFGEQSLSLRGSVLNLFDLQYISDAQNNDGNVLSINSNDFNANSAGVFFGQGRRFNISITYAF, from the coding sequence ATGAAGCATTGGATCTCCTCCCTATTCCTGATTTTATCCTTTTCGGTATTTGCACAGACCGGAACGGTTCGAGGTGTCGTTAAAGACGCCGTTACCGGCGAAACCCTTCTTGGGGCCAATATCATTTACGGTCCGGGGCAAGGGATTGCCGCCGATTTAGACGGGGCTTTTGAGTTAGATCTAGCTGCAGGCACCTATACCCTACAGTTCAGTTATGTGGGTTACGAGACCTTTGAACGTACGGTAACCGTTCAAGCCGGAAAGTCGGTTGATCTAAAAATCAACCTCAAAACCACTACCCTCTCTGAAGTAGAGGTCGTTGCCGATGTAGCCATCGCTCGGGAGACGCCTGTGGCTTTCTCCAATATTACCCCCAAGCAAGTGCAGCGCGAATTGGCCTCGCAGGATCTTCCTATGGTGTTGAATTCCACTCCTGGAATTTACGCTACGCAACAAGGTGGTGGAGATGGAGATGCGCGGATCAACATTCGAGGATTTAGTCAGCGAAATGTTGCCGTGATGATTGACGGAGTACCGGTCAATGACATGGAAAATGGCTGGGTTTACTGGTCCAACTGGTTTGGACTGGATGCGATTACCCAAAAAATGCAAGTGCAGCGCGGTCTGGGTGCCTCCAAATTGGCCATACCATCTGTTGGGGGAACCATCAACATATTGACCAAGGGCATTGAGCAAAAGAAAAGCTTTCGGGTCAAGCAAGAAGCGGGAAACAATGGTTTCTTGAGAACGACGGTCGGCGTGAACAGCGGGCGACTCGATAACGGATGGGGATTCACCTTTGCCGGATCGTACAAACGGGGCGATGGCTGGGTGGATAATACCTGGACTGAGGGCTGGTTTTACTACTTCAAGATTGACAAGCAGCTCGGCAACCACAACATCAGCTTAACCGGTTTCGGCGCTCCTCAAGAACACGCGCAGCGCAGTTGGAAAATGTCGATCCCAGATCACGATGCGCAATACGGACGCGACCTTTTTGAAGGGTCCGAGGATCTGTACAACGTCATGGTGGCCCACAACCAAGGAGATATTGCGGATGAAGACCTCGATCAAGCCTTGGAGGGTATTGGTGAGGATCGAGACAGCTACAATCAAGCACTCGAGAACTTTGTCGACACCACGGACGCCTTGAATTACGGCATCCGATACAACCAACATTGGGGTCTTCTAGATCGCTACGACATCATCGACAACGACACCATTCGCAACGGCGAAGAGCGCGTCACGGAACGAAAGAACTACTACCACAAGCCACAGTTCAGCCTGAAAGACTTCTGGCGCATTAATGACAAAGTGTATTGGTCCAATGTGCTCTACCTTTCCTTAGGAAATGGTGGCGGAACGAGTTTGTCAGACAGTTCGCCGCCCAGAGACGAGCAAGGGCGTATTGATTTTCAGCGAATCTATGACGCCAACGCCTTTGGCCCATTCAGTATTGATCCTACCTACTCCGATACGGAGCACAAGTCGAGTGACATTTTACGAAGCTCCATCAACAATCACCGCTGGTGGGGATGGGTGAGCACCTTTACCTACAACCAAAGCGATCGATTCATCCACAGCGGTGGACTGGACTTTCGCTCTTATGTAGGGGAGCACTACCGTGAGGTCTACGACTTACTCGGTGGGGATTACTACGTGGATAATTCCAACTCAAACGCCGCTTCGCCGGTGCGCCGAGAAGGAGATAAAATCAGCTACCACAACGACGCCAAGGTGAACTGGGGAGGCGGTTTTTATCAGCTAGAGTACAAAGAAGGACTCTGGGCCGCATTCGTTAATGTATCGGCATCCATGAGCGGATTCCAACGAATCGACTACTTCCGCAAAAAAGACCTCGTCCTCAGCGACACGACCATGCGAGAAGCCATAGGATATCAAGACACCATCGAGTACAACGGCCAGTTCTACCACACTAACTCGGAAGAGACGCGATTCGCCACAACGGATTGGGTTTGGATCCCAAGCTTTACCTTCAAAACGGGAGCCAAGTACAACATAAACGAACGCAACAGTGTGTACGCCAACATCGGATACCTTTCCAGAGCCCCAAGATTCTCTAACGTCTTCTACTTCGACAACCGGAAATTCCAAAACATCGAGAACGAAGTGATCCGCGCTGCGGAATTGGGATATGCCTTCCGTTCCGATCGCTTTTCGATCAACATGAACAGCTACTACACGCGCTGGGACAACAGACCTGCGCCGCGAGCTCCATCGGTCATTATCGATGATGAGCTGTTCCGGACCAACATTAATGGAATGGACGCCGTTCACATGGGAATTGAATTCGACTTTGCCTATGAGTTCTTACCCAAATGGACCTTCCAAGGATTGGTCAGCTTGGGCGATTGGACCTGGCAAAGCACGGACAGTGTTCGGGTGACGGACGACGACAACAATCCCGTAATCGACCCCAACACCGGAGAAGAATTTGTGGTGTATTTCGATGCACGCGGTGTTCATGTAGGAGACGCTGCACAAACGCAGTTTGGTTTTAGCTTGGAATACGAGCCTGTTCGCGGTGCTTATATCCGCCTTCGCGGAACCTATTTCGATCGCTACTATGCCGACTTTGACCCATTGACCTTGAACGGTTCCAATGCAGGGCGCGATTCTTGGCAGATTCCAGACTACATGCTTTTTGACCTTCACGGAGGATATCGATTCAACTTTGGTGAGCAGTCTTTAAGTCTGCGCGGTTCGGTGCTGAATCTCTTCGACCTTCAATACATTTCCGATGCGCAGAACAACGACGGAAACGTTCTTAGTATCAACTCTAACGACTTCAATGCAAACTCAGCCGGTGTCTTCTTCGGACAAGGACGCCGATTTAATATCTCTATTACATATGCGTTCTAG
- a CDS encoding T9SS type A sorting domain-containing protein: MRSRFFLLALLISAAVSAQDIATARQQAIGTVVTVSGIVTHGDELGIIRYVQDATAGIACYPGSGSVPFSVNPGDSVSITGPLKDYNGLLEVDPITSYTVHSSGNPIPAPVVITVPQMDEPYEGQLVRVNGITFTNGGGTFSVGTYNFSDAGGNVGTIYVRNGHPLLGELVPLGSLDMVGIMSQFTFTGFGGYQLLPRDTSDLIFGSSIVFASGVEQDNLSTSGFDLSWLTSSNGSTNVRYGLTPALELGDINNGGSNTGHVISLTGLTAGTIYYVQPYSVSGSDTAWGNLGAYATESNSTGAMMVYFNTLVDTSVALYDPAITLDGYFNDTIAAYIDRAQNTLDIAIYNADNQLIANAINAAQNRGVRVRFLYEGGNLNNILNDLNPSVPVLERPDGQAGIMHNKFVVVDADDVNNSWVLTGATNWTPGQLFDDPNDLLIIQDQSLARTYELEMDEMWGGSQATPNASNAKWGADKLDNTPHQFKIGGIPTQCYFSPSDGVTGKIVETIETTQERADFAVMTFTRDECADALIDVNGQFGKSVQGIIENINDQGGEYQTLIDAGIPVVDASAVSNIMHHKYIIIDYDRFFDAKILTGSHNWSSSAENSNDENTLIIENPILTDLYFQSFTALYNGGVSVEERLNLDMTIFPQPSHDIFNVALTAPAAGKGALVLYDMEGRVVLERSTEWTGAEQTITIDHHLRSGVYMMELRGEGWHAFDRIVRQ, translated from the coding sequence ATGCGTTCTAGATTTTTCCTCCTCGCACTTTTGATCAGCGCAGCGGTCAGCGCTCAGGACATTGCTACGGCTCGCCAGCAAGCCATCGGAACTGTGGTTACGGTATCGGGAATTGTGACACACGGCGATGAGCTCGGGATTATTCGTTATGTACAAGATGCCACTGCAGGTATCGCTTGTTACCCCGGTTCTGGGTCCGTGCCATTCTCTGTAAACCCTGGAGACAGCGTGAGCATAACAGGTCCACTCAAAGACTACAACGGCCTCCTCGAAGTGGATCCCATTACCAGCTATACGGTACACAGCTCAGGAAACCCAATCCCTGCCCCTGTGGTCATCACAGTCCCTCAAATGGACGAGCCCTACGAAGGACAATTGGTCCGCGTAAACGGAATTACCTTCACCAATGGTGGGGGAACTTTTTCGGTAGGAACCTATAACTTCTCCGATGCTGGAGGAAATGTGGGAACCATCTATGTTCGTAATGGGCATCCTCTATTGGGTGAATTAGTACCTCTAGGGTCTTTGGACATGGTGGGCATCATGAGCCAATTCACCTTTACTGGTTTTGGAGGATATCAGCTACTACCTCGAGACACTAGCGACTTGATTTTCGGAAGCTCTATTGTCTTCGCCAGCGGTGTCGAACAAGACAACCTCAGCACCAGCGGTTTTGATTTGTCCTGGCTAACCAGCTCAAATGGATCTACCAATGTGCGATACGGATTGACTCCAGCCTTGGAATTGGGAGACATCAACAACGGTGGATCCAACACCGGCCACGTCATCAGCTTGACCGGCTTGACTGCTGGGACCATATACTACGTTCAACCATATTCGGTTAGTGGTAGCGACACCGCTTGGGGGAATCTAGGCGCCTATGCCACCGAGTCCAACAGTACCGGAGCGATGATGGTGTACTTCAACACCTTAGTGGATACCAGCGTTGCGCTCTACGATCCGGCCATTACCTTGGATGGATACTTCAACGATACTATTGCAGCCTATATCGACAGAGCTCAGAACACTTTGGATATTGCGATTTACAACGCAGATAACCAGCTCATCGCAAATGCCATCAATGCCGCACAAAATCGAGGAGTTCGGGTGCGCTTCCTCTATGAAGGAGGAAACCTCAACAACATCTTGAACGACTTAAACCCATCGGTTCCTGTGCTGGAACGTCCGGATGGACAAGCGGGAATCATGCACAACAAATTTGTGGTGGTGGATGCCGACGATGTCAACAACAGTTGGGTACTCACCGGTGCCACAAACTGGACTCCAGGGCAGCTCTTTGACGATCCCAATGACTTACTCATCATTCAAGACCAAAGTTTGGCTCGCACCTATGAGCTTGAAATGGACGAGATGTGGGGTGGTTCACAAGCCACTCCGAACGCGAGCAACGCGAAATGGGGAGCAGACAAACTGGACAATACTCCGCATCAATTCAAGATTGGAGGCATCCCAACTCAGTGCTACTTCTCCCCTTCAGACGGAGTCACTGGAAAGATTGTCGAGACCATCGAGACCACTCAAGAACGAGCGGACTTTGCGGTGATGACCTTCACCCGTGATGAATGTGCCGATGCCTTGATCGATGTAAATGGACAGTTCGGAAAGTCCGTTCAAGGAATCATTGAAAACATCAATGACCAAGGCGGCGAATACCAAACTTTGATCGATGCTGGGATTCCAGTAGTGGACGCTTCTGCGGTTTCCAACATCATGCACCACAAGTACATCATCATTGATTACGATCGGTTCTTCGACGCCAAGATTCTGACCGGTTCACACAACTGGTCTTCAAGCGCCGAAAACTCAAACGACGAGAATACATTGATCATTGAGAACCCCATCTTAACGGACCTCTACTTCCAATCGTTTACTGCCCTGTACAATGGGGGTGTTTCCGTGGAAGAGCGTCTCAATTTGGACATGACCATTTTCCCTCAACCATCACACGATATTTTCAATGTCGCTTTGACCGCTCCTGCAGCTGGAAAAGGTGCGCTCGTGTTGTACGACATGGAAGGACGCGTGGTTCTTGAAAGATCTACCGAGTGGACAGGCGCGGAACAAACGATTACTATTGATCACCACTTGCGCTCCGGAGTCTACATGATGGAGTTGCGTGGTGAGGGATGGCACGCCTTTGACCGCATTGTTCGTCAGTAA
- a CDS encoding lamin tail domain-containing protein, with amino-acid sequence MKKALFSMLIVATAWGAQAQCSDLFFSEYVEGSGNSKCVEIYNPTPNPIDLSQYTFKRYSNGGTSNPDVLTLSGTIQPYDVIIIANGQTDTVDLGGGSTSPPCDPALQALADILDNDYPAPSYFNGDDALTIEKGATIVDIFGKVGEDPGGAWTTDTAANFTDANGGRWWTRNHTMVRKATVEQGVTANPALFNPAVEYDSLPQDTWDGLGAHECTCDPNFISVAEFPKASLSLYPNPVKAGTSLTLTASDRIESYTVYSLVGQLVAEGRMTQPEQSLTLVGLNGEAGVYFVEARLSNGQTVTKKFILQ; translated from the coding sequence ATGAAGAAAGCTTTATTCTCTATGTTGATCGTCGCTACTGCTTGGGGTGCCCAAGCGCAGTGTAGCGATTTATTTTTCTCTGAATACGTCGAAGGTTCAGGAAACAGTAAATGTGTCGAAATCTACAATCCGACACCCAATCCAATTGACCTTAGTCAGTACACGTTCAAGCGTTATTCGAACGGAGGAACTTCCAATCCGGACGTCCTGACCTTGAGCGGAACCATCCAGCCGTATGATGTGATCATTATTGCCAATGGCCAAACCGATACGGTTGATTTAGGTGGCGGATCTACCTCACCTCCCTGTGACCCTGCTTTGCAGGCATTGGCCGATATCTTGGACAATGATTACCCAGCACCGAGTTATTTTAACGGTGACGATGCCTTGACCATTGAGAAAGGCGCAACCATCGTGGACATCTTTGGAAAAGTTGGAGAGGATCCAGGCGGTGCTTGGACGACAGATACGGCTGCGAACTTTACGGATGCCAACGGAGGACGATGGTGGACGCGTAACCACACCATGGTGCGTAAAGCAACGGTTGAGCAAGGTGTTACGGCAAACCCTGCACTATTTAACCCTGCTGTAGAGTACGACTCACTTCCACAAGATACTTGGGATGGACTTGGAGCGCACGAGTGTACGTGTGACCCGAATTTCATTTCGGTTGCCGAATTTCCAAAAGCGAGCTTGAGCTTGTATCCGAACCCTGTGAAGGCGGGTACATCTCTGACCTTGACGGCATCGGACCGCATTGAGTCTTACACTGTTTATTCTTTGGTTGGACAGCTTGTTGCTGAAGGCCGAATGACTCAGCCTGAGCAAAGCTTGACCTTGGTTGGCCTGAACGGCGAAGCAGGTGTGTACTTTGTAGAAGCTCGATTGAGCAACGGACAAACCGTCACGAAAAAATTCATCCTCCAATAA
- a CDS encoding DUF2141 domain-containing protein, producing MEILDITRIIHIFAGFTAFFAAPIALIMKKGGASHIQIGKAFVWAMGIATATAFINSLFIWIPFLLMLSVFSFYNVLIGVRAIRFFRGEEPSTLDNVIHLIALLFAAALFGYGIYGYATAPQNFVWILSVVFGALGMFGISKNYRMIRKEHDRSTWMRFHISGMLSGYIAAVTAFSATSLDFLPGLVQWLWPTVLFTPIIAWHQRRVKKTVLVGAAGLLLFMPGTLLAGNPDLSPCLTGDCAIPAKKGTLTITVTSAKNGGVVYLRVMNAENEKVGECKGEVVDGQMTCTVDGLAPGQYAVAAFQDLNGDEEMNANMFGMPTEPYGFSNNARGNFGPPSFDDQLFEMDGDKSITFKVK from the coding sequence ATGGAAATCTTAGACATCACACGAATCATTCACATTTTTGCCGGCTTCACGGCCTTCTTTGCAGCGCCGATCGCGCTCATCATGAAGAAAGGAGGAGCCTCTCATATCCAAATCGGGAAGGCTTTTGTTTGGGCCATGGGCATTGCAACGGCCACGGCCTTTATTAACTCGCTGTTTATTTGGATTCCCTTCCTGCTCATGCTCAGCGTATTTAGCTTTTACAACGTGTTGATCGGAGTGCGCGCCATTCGCTTCTTCAGAGGTGAGGAGCCCAGCACATTGGACAATGTCATTCACCTCATTGCCCTGCTCTTCGCAGCCGCTCTATTTGGGTACGGCATTTACGGCTACGCTACGGCCCCGCAAAATTTCGTTTGGATCCTGTCCGTTGTCTTTGGAGCTTTAGGTATGTTTGGTATCAGTAAAAATTACCGCATGATTCGCAAAGAACACGACCGCTCCACATGGATGCGCTTCCACATCTCAGGAATGCTCAGTGGATACATCGCTGCCGTCACAGCATTTTCCGCCACCAGCTTGGACTTTTTACCTGGGTTGGTTCAGTGGTTGTGGCCCACCGTACTCTTTACGCCAATCATTGCGTGGCACCAGCGCCGAGTCAAGAAGACTGTACTGGTTGGCGCTGCTGGTCTTCTCCTGTTCATGCCGGGAACACTGTTGGCTGGAAATCCTGACCTCTCACCGTGCCTTACTGGAGATTGCGCGATACCCGCCAAGAAAGGAACCTTAACCATAACCGTCACCTCGGCCAAGAATGGGGGCGTCGTCTATCTCCGAGTCATGAACGCGGAAAATGAAAAAGTTGGAGAATGTAAAGGCGAAGTTGTGGACGGTCAAATGACCTGTACGGTTGACGGATTGGCTCCCGGTCAATACGCTGTTGCCGCTTTCCAAGATTTGAATGGAGATGAAGAAATGAATGCCAATATGTTCGGCATGCCCACAGAACCCTACGGCTTTTCGAACAACGCCCGAGGAAATTTTGGACCTCCATCGTTTGATGATCAACTCTTTGAGATGGACGGGGACAAATCCATTACCTTTAAAGTGAAATGA